One genomic window of Caenorhabditis elegans chromosome I includes the following:
- the glct-3 gene encoding Galactosylgalactosylxylosylprotein 3-beta-glucuronosyltransferase (Partially confirmed by transcript evidence), translated as MMSVLQVYGMRVVCFTICIVIVFKCALYLIKPTSPQDSGSNRMIIVITPTYKRITRLADITRLANTLSQVENLHWIVIEDGESTIPNVQNILERSELLYTYVAHRTASGYPARGWYQRDMALKLIRTNPSQILGEHEGEAVIYFADDDNSYDLRLFEDYIRNVKKLGLWAVGLAGGAAVEAPNVVNKKVTSFNFKWKSKRRFAVDMAGFAINLDYILNSSAVFGTECKRGDGAPETCLLEDLGFDLNDIEPFGYEKEKNNEILVWHTKTSYSGMKVKEAEKFGYFVEP; from the exons ATGATGAGCGTCCTGCAGGTTTATGGGATGCGTGTTGTATGCTTCACAATTTGTATTGTAATTGTATTTAAATGTGCATTGTATCT AATCAAACCAACTTCTCCTCAGGACTCTGGTTCAAATCGAATGATAATTGTAATCACGCCTACTTACAAAAGAATTACTAGGTTGGCTGATATAACACG ATTGGCTAACACATTGTCTCaagtcgaaaatttgcattggATCGTAATAGAGGATGGAGAGTCAACTATTCCtaatgttcaaaatattttggaacGGTCTGAGCTACTGTATACCTATGTAGCGCACCGAACTGCTTCAGGATACCCTGCCCGAGGATGGTACCAGCGAGATATGGCATTAAAGTTGATACGGACAAACCCATCCCAAATCCTGGGTGAGCATGAGGGAGAAGCTGTGATTTATTTTGCAGACGATGATAATTCTTACGACTTGCGACTATTTGAGGATTATATCAGGAATGTGAAGAAGCTGGGTCTTTGGGCTGTTG gCTTGGCTGGTGGAGCAGCAGTGGAGGCTCCAAACGTAGTGAACAAGAAAGTCACTTCATTCAATTTCAAGTGGAAATCCAAGCGACGATTCGCTGTTGATATGGCGGGATTTGCAATCAATCTTGACTATATCCTAAATTCCAGTGCAGTGTTCGGTACGGAATGTAAGAGAGGTGATGGCGCTCCGGAGACTTGTCTCCTCGAGGATCTAGGTTTCGATTTGAATGATATTGAACCTTTTGGGTATGAGAAAGAG aaaaacaATGAGATCTTGGTATGGCACACTAAAACTAGTTATTCGGGCATGAAGGTCAAGGAAgcggaaaaatttggatattttgtGGAACcataa
- the T15D6.8 gene encoding Methyltransferase FkbM domain-containing protein (Partially confirmed by transcript evidence), giving the protein MKLYVFLSCIVAGFTLYAILSTFEVKKETRRHTVYKKNAWDTMDGEGYQFKSSDNTLQLDSRFYKLDMLPACNNLTDLKVQEDVVNLMSDVKREFLGCIKPIVEQWRGRAKEMNLEWVSKTAVCDKLSVFNNLEVEPFNNQHETKWAILPKCKEENILVTLGVGHDTTAEELFNRTLPNTIFYGADPIIEPNRQMYSAFGKFFPFAIGKEPGFTKFRVLPNQNQKTRKYIYQDVTTIPFLYFLHDILKLKKIDFAWIDIEGGEFEFLDKFHRDVQICQFNIEIHSTFAPTQAQAFHDFIFRVLEEQKYVFLKPMHTQAGVHRMFFVNVQDKECLAKYFNNF; this is encoded by the exons ATGAAACTCTACGTATTTTTAAGCTGCATTGTAGCCGGATTTACACTCTATGCGATTCTTTCTACGTTTGAAGTTAAGAAGGAAACTCGAAGACATACTGTTTATAAGAAGAATGCCTGGGACACCATGGATGGTGAAGGATATCAGTTCAAGAGCAGTGAT aatacTCTGCAACTAGATTCTCGTTTTTATAAGCTTGATATGCTTCCAGCTTGCAACAACCTAACCGATCTCAAGGTCCAAGAAGATGTTGTGAACTTGATGAGTGATGTGAAAAGGGAATTTTTGGGGTGTATCAAGCCAATTGTTGAGCAATGGAGAGGACGGGCTAAAGAA atgaaTTTGGAATGGGTGTCCAAAACTGCCGTATGTGATAAACTTtccgttttcaacaatttggaAGTTGAGCCATTTAATAATCAACACGAAACCAAATGGGCAATTCTTCCGAAATGC AAAGAGGAGAATATCCTTGTGACACTCGGCGTTGGACATGACACTACTGCTGAGGAACTGTTCAACCGAACACTTCCcaacacaattttttacgGAGCCGACCCGATTATTGAGCCAAACAGGCAGATGTACTCAGCATTTGGGAAGTTCTTCCCATTTGCTATTGGAAAAGAACCTGGCTTTACGAAGTTCCGGGTGCTTCCGAACCAAAATCAAAAGACACGGAAGTACATTTACCAGGATGTTACTACAATtccatttttgtattttttgcatGATATTTTGAAGTTAAAG aaaatcgacTTTGCATGGATAGACATTGAAGGCGGGGAGTTTGAATTCCTCGACAAATTCCATCGCGACGTTCAAATTTGTCAATTCAATATAGAAATTCACTCAACATTTGCACCGACACAAGCCCAGGCGTTCcatgatttcattttcagggTGTTGGAAGAACAGAAGTATGTATTCTTGAAGCCAATGCACACCCAGGCTGGAGTTCATCGAATGTTCTTTGTGAATGTTCAGGACAAGGAGTGTCTGGCAAagtatttcaataatttctga
- the T15D6.5 gene encoding Hexosyltransferase (Predicted), with the protein MDITVLDVVPKCKKMVIYCIQERSAFGKMLETFRFHSTMIRNCTKRLTLKATIIVVVLFYWVLLQNQEAPISELLEERCDRSGWNYSTTAGRTRDFGSRFRVSFADIQKSQRWLHLPKIKNPTWNRDILMIVASRPGSVSRRKVLRKTWMNKANSKIIRNGRMQVLFLVGMVAGDRDLMKAVKKEAESFGDIIVMNLEDTYDNLPFKVLSLLLYGTNKASDFKIIGKIDDDVIFFPDRLTPLLDENVIDSSSYSIYGYLSQDDELVVRNETKPWYVPETAYNCTKYPVYALGPFYLITNKAANLIVENSRFQNFMTVEDALIAGIIAEGLGIQRHSLPMVFRYRFDNTDGKKILSWHMSKRSDRQFLDFYQQSLALYQLEQES; encoded by the exons ATGGATATCACGGTTCTTGATGTGGTTCCCAAGTGCAAAAAGATGGTAATCTATTGCATTCAGGAACGTTCtgcttttggaaaaatgcttgaaacgTTTCGTTTTCATTCTACTATGATAAGAAATTGCACAAAACGCCTAACTCTAAAGGCGACAATTATTGTTGTTGTACTGT tttattgggttttgctccaaaatcaaGAAGCCCCAATTTCTGAGTTACTCGAGGAACGCTGCGATCGAAGTGGATGGAATTAta gcACAACTGCCGGCAGAACACGGGATTTTGGTTCAAGGTTCCGTGTCTCATTTGCggatattcaaaaatctcaaagaTGGCTGCaccttccaaaaattaaaaatccaacGTGGAATCGTGATATTTTAATGATAGTTGCCAGTAGGCCAGGAAGTGTTTCACGGAGGAAAGTTCTGAGGAAGACTTGGATGAACAAGGCGAATAGTAAAATAATACGGAATGGAAGGATGCAAGTATTGTTTTTAGTTGGGATGGTAGCTGGAGATCGTGATCTGATGAAAGCCGTGAAGAAGGAAGCAGAATCATTTGGTGACATTATTGTGATGAACTTAGAAGATACTTACGATAACTTGCCGTTCAAG GTGCTATCCCTACTTCTTTATGGAACAAATAAGGCGtccgatttcaaaattattggaaaaatcgacgatgacgtcattttctTCCCGGACCGTCTTACCCCACTGTTGGACGAAAACGTGATTGATTCCAGCAGCTATAGCATCTACGGGTACTTGTCACAAGATGATGAGCTTGTCGTTCGAAACGAAACTAAACCATG GTATGTACCTGAAACTGCATATAACTGCACGAAATATCCGGTGTACGCTTTGGGACCATTTTATTTGATCACTAACAAGGCAGCTAATCTTATCgtggaaaattccagatttcaaaatttcatgacA GTTGAAGACGCTCTTATCGCTGGAATTATTGCCGAGGGTCTTGGAATTCAGCGGCACAGTCTTCCAATGGTGTTCAGATACAGATTTGAT aacactgACGGAAAGAAAATTCTCTCGTGGCATATGTCCAAAAGGAGTGACagacaatttttggatttttatcaGCAAAGTTTAGCACTGTATCAACTGGAACAGGAATCttaa
- the nhr-77 gene encoding Nuclear hormone receptor family member nhr-77 (Partially confirmed by transcript evidence) yields MPIVELADPICPVCEFPSNVELHFGGLVCGACAAFFRRTVSLNIRYLCEKNNQCKGMRKNCRACRFDYCVKIAGMKRNLVKQRRNSTNTPMYILNRRKDSGNEEVVRGMLKRMYLQFSSFSGFVTTTQSKWAHHSRKSSMSPNKEAEKDVSKILKISHGSLLKYYIYQITHDKRNNMNTLNIKSVEEFLEITSVQNKLAAELCKTCPGVDLLDNEDILILRKYFQFSNVWIESTWNYLRENNSVPIDDSELDLKLLKFINQVKSTLLVSFSQLKFNTIEFAAFKSICIWKLVYHETSRAMKIIAQEHYESVMKALNDYYQTYTSMDSMQIATRIGEITLLIISVFQMYHDMAKLYIQLGLPF; encoded by the exons ATGCCGATTGTAGAGT TAGCTGATCCAATATGCCCAGTTTGTGAATTCCCTTCTAATGTGGAACTCCACTTCGGTGGCCTAGTCTGCGGAGCATGTGCTGCATTCTTCCGGAGAACAGTTTCACTGAATATTCGATACTTATGTGAAAAGAACAATCAATGCAAGGGAATGAGAAAGAATTGCAGAGCTTGTAGATTTGATTATTGTGTGAAAATTGCTGGAATGAAAAGAAATT tagtAAAACAGAGAAGAAACTCAACTAATACCCCAATGTACATATTGAACAGAAGAAAAGATTCCGGAAATGAAGAAGTCGTCAGAGGTATGTTAAAACGTATGTACCTTCAATTCAGCAGTTTCTCAGGTTTCGTAACAACAACCCAATCTAAATGGGCTCATCACTCGAGGAAGTCATCTATGAGTCCTAACaaagaagctgaaaaagatGTTAGcaagatattgaaaattagtcatGGAAGTCTTTTAAAGTATTACATATATCAAATCACACATGACAAGCGGAATAATATG aataCATTGAATATAAAGTcagtggaagagtttttggaGATAACAAGTGTTCAGAATAAGCTAGCAGCTGAATTATGCAAAACTTGTCCTGGAGTCGATTTACTTGATAATGAGGATATTTTGATTCTTCGgaagtattttcaattttcaaatgtttggaTTGAATCAACGTGGAATTATTTGAGGGAAAATAATTCGGTTCCAATTGATGACTCGGAACTTGACTT aaaactgcTGAAATTCATAAACCAAGTGAAATCAACGCTTCTTGTCTCATTTTCCCAGTTGAAATTCAATACTATCGAGTTCGCAGCATTCAAATCAATTTGCATCTGGAAATTGGTGTACCATGAGACCAGCCGAGCCATGAAGATTATTGCACAGGAACATTATGAAAGTGTTATGAAGGCATTAAACGATTATTATCAG ACTTACACATCTATGGATTCTATGCAAATTGCTACTAGAATTGGTGAAATTACGTTACttattatttcagttttt caaatgtaCCATGACATGGCAAAACTATATATACAATTGGGACTTCCATTTTAG